One window of Myxocyprinus asiaticus isolate MX2 ecotype Aquarium Trade chromosome 4, UBuf_Myxa_2, whole genome shotgun sequence genomic DNA carries:
- the LOC127440075 gene encoding notch-regulated ankyrin repeat-containing protein B, producing MSQADMTCSARQRVFQEALRKGNTKELHSLLQNMTNCEFNVNSFGPEGQTALHQSVIDGNLELVKLLVKFGADIRLANRDGWSALHIAAFGGHQDIVLYLITRAKYSSSAL from the coding sequence ATGAGTCAGGCGGACATGACTTGCTCTGCGCGTCAAAGGGTGTTTCAGGAAGCGCTCAGGAAGGGCAACACCAAAGAACTTCACTCCCTCTTACAGAACATGACAAACTGTGAATTTAACGTCAACTCGTTCGGACCGGAGGGACAGACGGCGTTGCACCAGTCCGTGATCGACGGGAACCTGGAGTTAGTGAAGCTGCTGGTGAAGTTTGGCGCAGACATCCGACTGGCCAACAGGGACGGATGGAGCGCGCTGCACATAGCAGCGTTTGGTGGACATCAAGACATCGTTCTGTACCTCATCACACGGGCGAAGTACTCATCAAGCGCACTCTGA